In the Loxodonta africana isolate mLoxAfr1 chromosome 1, mLoxAfr1.hap2, whole genome shotgun sequence genome, one interval contains:
- the LOC104845754 gene encoding coiled-coil domain-containing protein 162-like: protein MIMEITALRARLTDLEEENLNLKKQIRKEVQEEYEALVQALFVTCLHIKEKLDENQLNLIQKVCDLISEVRREGIDNMKDLRKKWGSARPEEEIEKNPAKEQLRALEEDNCSLAALVCKARILGRWRLAVQQAHFQGQLSRAEKEAIQSKKECLSIKLMAEREVALFRQQLLALRQALARAQGDNVNMWKRQENQVQLLKELEHRVTQEALNRQQLDLLKTSSMEKLLDEVEQKEQQLQRLTEEAERASKLGQLQQKKIKREIQQMRSQLTQERSLKLDAFQRVEELQSQLNDAEQSSVQMSSPDGLASRARYSLSSPSTSSRYSQQHFLKTNLKGGKIIRGTQRPKTDPAKHKKRIDAVFLPNVAKNTQLATVQVQSAPSRIPFRPDW, encoded by the exons ATGATCATGGAAATCACTGCTCTGAGAGCCCGACTCACCGATTTGGAAGAGGAGAATCTCAATCTCAAAAAGCAGATTAGAAAAGAAGTCCAAGAAGAATATGAAGCGTTAGTCCAAGCCTTGTTTGTGACCTGTTTACACATAAAA GAGAAGCTGGATGAGAACCAGCTTAATTTGATCCAGAAAGTGTGTGACCTAATCAGCGAGGTAAGAAGAGAAGGGATTGACAATATGAAGGACCTAAGGAAAAAATGGGGCTCTGCCAGACCtgaggaagaaatagaaaagaacCCAGCCAAA GAGCAGCTGCGGGCCTTGGAGGAGGACAACTGCAGCCTGGCCGCCCTGGTGTGCAAAGCCAGGATCTTGGGCCGCTGGAGGCTGGCCGTGCAGCAGGCACATTTCCAGGGCCAGCTGAGCAGGGCAGAAAAG GAAGCTATTCAAAGTAAAAAAGAGTGTTTGAGCATCAAACTAATGGCAGAACGAGAAGTGGCTTTGTTTCGTCAACAGCTGCTGGCGCTCAGGCAGGCCCTTGCCAGGGCTCAGGGTGACAACGTGAACATGTGGAAGCGGCAGGAGAACCAG GTTCAGTTGCTGAAGGAGTTAGAACACAGAGTGACCCAGGAAGCTCTCAACCGCCAGCAACTGGATTTACTGAAAACATCCAGCATGGAGAAGCTCTTGGATGAAGTGGAACAAAAAGAACAGCAACTACAGCGCCTTACTGAAGAGGCTGAGAGGGCTTCTAAACTAGGCCAGTTGCAgcagaaaaaaatcaagagaGAAATCCAACAG ATGCGAAGCCAGCTTACCCAGGAGCGCAGCCTGAAGCTGGACGCATTCCAGCGTGTAGAAGAGCTACAAAGTCAGCTTAACGACGCTGAGCAATCATCTGTCCAGATGAGCTCACCAGATG GACTTGCATCTCGGGCCCGCTACTCCCTGAGTTCTCCTTCCACATCATCCAGATACTCCCAGCAACACTTTTTAAAGACTAATCTTAAAGGCGGTAAAATAATAAGAGGAACTCAAAGACCAAAGACT GATCCTGCTAAACACAAAAAAAGGATCGATGCTGTTTTCCTACCCAACGTGGCAAAAAATACTCAGCTTGCAACTGTTCAAGTTCAATCTGCTCCATCTAGAATCCCATTCAGACCTGACTGGTAA
- the CD164 gene encoding sialomucin core protein 24 isoform X1 produces the protein MSGLWLSLLWAVTCLAARGVLSEEPNTTVPHNVTLTPTKITPTILTTPTPNTTATPGTCENHQDCASCVNGSTTCFWLECKEANKSHCSHNSTASDCHAVNRTESCSVPTATPSPTSSTARTTATPYSTTASTTVPTSGTANTTLTPTSQPGRKSTFDAASFIGGIVLVLGVQAVIFFLYKFCKSKERNYHTL, from the exons ATGTCGGGGCTCTGGCTCTCGCTCCTTTGGGCCGTCACCTGCCTGGCGGCGCGCGGTGTGCTGTCGGAGGAGCCGAACACTACCGTGCCCCATAACGTGACTTTAACGCCCACCAAGATAACCCCGACGATTTTGACGACCCCCACGCCGAACACCACTGCTACACCAG GAACCTGTGAAAACCACCAGGACTGTGCATCCTGTGTTAATGGTAGTACTACCTGCTTCTGGTTAGAATGTAAAGAAG caaataaGAGCCACTGTTCACATAATTCAACAGCTAGTGATTGCCATGCGGTGAACCGCACAGAATCCTGTTCTG tgcCCACTGCTACTCCATCACCAACCAGTTCTACAG CTAGAACCACAGCTACGCCTTACTCGACTACAGCTTCCACCACAGTTCCTACATCAG GAACGGCAAACACCACCTTGACTCCAACCTCACAGCCCGGGCGGAAGTCTACCTTTGATGCGGCCAGTTTCATTGGAGGAATTGTCCTCGTCTTGGGTGTGCAAGCTGTGATTTTCTTTCTCTATAAATTCTGCAAATCTAAAGAACGAAACTACCACACTCTGTAA
- the CD164 gene encoding sialomucin core protein 24 isoform X2, translating into MSGLWLSLLWAVTCLAARGVLSEEPNTTVPHNVTLTPTKITPTILTTPTPNTTATPGTCENHQDCASCVNGSTTCFWLECKEANKSHCSHNSTASDCHAVNRTESCSVPTATPSPTSSTARTTATPYSTTASTTVPTSGSGWCKQLSAWLLTERLVVQIHQRCL; encoded by the exons ATGTCGGGGCTCTGGCTCTCGCTCCTTTGGGCCGTCACCTGCCTGGCGGCGCGCGGTGTGCTGTCGGAGGAGCCGAACACTACCGTGCCCCATAACGTGACTTTAACGCCCACCAAGATAACCCCGACGATTTTGACGACCCCCACGCCGAACACCACTGCTACACCAG GAACCTGTGAAAACCACCAGGACTGTGCATCCTGTGTTAATGGTAGTACTACCTGCTTCTGGTTAGAATGTAAAGAAG caaataaGAGCCACTGTTCACATAATTCAACAGCTAGTGATTGCCATGCGGTGAACCGCACAGAATCCTGTTCTG tgcCCACTGCTACTCCATCACCAACCAGTTCTACAG CTAGAACCACAGCTACGCCTTACTCGACTACAGCTTCCACCACAGTTCCTACATCAG gctctgggtggtgcaaacagttaagtgcttggctactaactgaaaggttggtggttcaaatccaccagaggtgcctctga